The DNA sequence caaaaGAGCCAGATGCTCGCACAGATGAAGCAGCAGCAAACATATTTAGGGAGGTCTTGGGACATAGACCAGGGTATTCTAGAGGGATGGGGCACTCTGTTATGCCTGAATCTCCTAAAGTACCTGGCGTTCCCAATGAAGAGTATGAACGGCTTGCTaaggaaaatgaacaaaataagaaaaatgctgAGTATTACCAAAATCGGCTGAAAGAGCTTGAAAATGGTGTCCTGGCTATCCAGGAGAATATGCAAGCATATGAAGCACGTATAAACATGAGAATGTCTGGAGTTGAAACAGAATTAGAGTCTCAAAGAGAGACTCAAGCTGCAGTTCCTTAGGCATCATCCATGTGCTAGCAGTACctataattatgtttttttgtCTACATATATTTTTCCTACACTTGTTGATGAAGTTGTTAGTGGGGATAATGAGGTAGCAGCATAGCCTTGAATGAAGTAAGACAATGTTCTCAATTAATACTCTTGTTGTAGAGGGTGAAGGAGCTTCATGGAGGTAATGTGGaaacatgcttttattgaaaattttgtttcaataaatttcTGGTCACATGACATTTGTTAGTTACgatgttttttcaagaatagtATGTATTTATAAATGTTTGCAAGTTGAAGGGAGGGAAAGAGACGAATTGTGTTTGATGAATGAAATAGGAATAGTAGGAATAGGGATAGTACATGTATATGGAAAATCTGAGAGGTGATGTATGACTGAATTCAAGTGATGACATATATGTTCTATATTAGCAAAGTGACCAGTGTATAATTTTAAGTTCCTTGCTGATTCATAGCTGTACACGTTGATAGGCTAACGTGTTGTATAATCTAAATGGAATACGGTTTAAAATGCACATCAACATTTCTAGTGGGTTGTGAGTTTGCATGGTTAACCTACTGCATGGTTTTAAACTATGACCTAATATCTCATACATGctattaaaatatatagatggTAGCTACCGTGGCCATTGTTGAAATCATAACCTATGATGTATGAGAACATTTCTGAAAGTTAGAGTGCAAGCATTTGCAGGGttggttaaatttattttgatgtttggAATACATGTTTCATTGGATCATGGTCTAATGTTATAGTGGTCTAGATTAATAGTTTTGGTAATGTATGTTGACCAAAATTTGTAAAATCCTCATCTAAACCAAATTGCATTTTTTTACTGTAGGTCTAGTGTATAAGCAAGGCACATAAGGAACAAGTTAGTATTCTAGTGATCAAGGTGGTACACAAGAGGTTGGTAATGACCCTGTCAACATAAGGTAAATATAAACAAGACTTTCAAATAATCTGATCATTATATGGATTAGAAAATGCCattcattttcatcttttatataaatgagttaTAGCCGTAAGGACTTGCTTCTACTGAACATAACTGAACCACAAACCAATCCCAATAGCAAATGGAGGAAAATTTGGAGATTTTTTTTAGTAGATGGAGGGAATTTTGTAGATTGTTTTATGCTGAAGGAATATAAGATCATGATAATATAAATTCAGTACTGCACGCTAATGGTATAGGGATATATATGGTCATGTGTAGGGATGTGCATGGGACTACACTTGCTAGTGTATATGTTTAGCAGCACATATCCAATTCAGTAGATCATGGGATACAAATGCTAATGGTATAGGGATAAGCATAACTTAAAGTTTCATGGCGGTTATATGGAATTGTAAGCATGATATGATATGCTCTGATTAGATGACATTGATGTTTATTGCAATAGGTAAATTCACCTTCCAAGGGCAAAGCTTTTTTGGGATGTGCTAGCCAATACCCCAAACAACTTCTAAGTGTAAAAATTCCTGTGAATTATGTACATATACATGTAGAGCTAGTAGGACTGCTGGCATGTTGTAATAGCAGATATAAGTATGAACTGTGGGACAGTTCGAATTAAGTTATCATTTGCTGAAATTTGAAAGAGTAATATCTAAAGCTTTTGAATTGAATGACAAACTCCCCTTCAGATTTTTTATCAGATATATCAGTCTTTCACGTCTTTGCCAGCTTAAGGTTGTTTTGTACTGGTTTATTGGTAGTcccatcatatttatatatgcatgcaattTGGTTGAATCATGTATACAGATATTCGCATAGACCAAGTGTTCTATAATTATCTGATCTATATATATCATGGGCAAAACTAGATGCAGGCTTTGGAAACCATGGTTTGGTATGCTTGCATCTGGCTAGAACATGGCAAGAATTAATGGGGATATATatgatgatattatatatatatatatatataatatatgaatatatgtGTGATCATGTCGTGTGTGTAAATTGCTAAAGCTAGCCTCTGAGATGTATTATCTAAAGCCTCTGAGATGTATCAAAATATATGTTCTAAAATGTACTAGCTTGAATGTATATGGTGCTAATTAGTAATTACTTTGCAATCCATCCAGTGCAAATCATCATGCTCAAAACTTCCACAAATCATGATTATCAGAAATattatacaatttattaaattttatggaatTTTAGAGATCAATTTTTGGAATCACTACAATAATCGTTAGACATTCCAAAATCAGGGGGGCAAATTAAATCCCACAAAATGGACCTGAAACCCTAATATTTAATCTTACCTCTGGAACTTCGAAACGGCGTTTTGGGCAAACGCCGCAAATTTTTTCTGCCGCCTTGCAGATCTTCAACGGCGGGGGTATACTCTGCTGCCAGTTATGTTCACTGGCAGTTGTAAAAGCTGCCATTAAAATTGATTCGAGTTGCGGTGAGCTTTAGCCCGCAGGAGGAACGTACGTGCTTTAGCGGCGCCCACTCCGATTCGGTGGACATCAAAAGCGGCAGGAAAATTTTTGCCCTTCCCGGCGTGTAAATCGCATCTTACGGGGGGTATCTGCGGCGGTTCAATCAGCGGTGAAAAGCAAAGCAAATGTCGGGGCTAAACAACGGTGTTTTATCTGCGATGGAGAAAGCGTGGCTGAAGGGTATTATCGACAATTCATGAGTTTATAACGGCGGCTTGGTTGCGCCGCAAAAAGCATGTATTGTTGTAGTGTGCACAATCATCACGTGAACAACCCAACAGCCCATTAGTGATCACAAAAGGAGCATAGGATAGTTAAACATCAAGTGATCCCCCTAATGAGACTTGAACCAATATTCCATTGGTTGGACCAAGTCCAACACTGGTGTCTTTGGTAACAGATGCAACTATATACCattcaaaaacaattttaacAGATGCAACTATAATCATCCTTTAGTTATCTGAGGCAAGATCAAAGCTGGAAGAATGGTACAatgttaataatattattctcaAGTATGAAAGGACATCGGGTCAGACACTTAATAAGCAAAAGACTTCTCTTCTGTTCAGCTCAAACAAACAGACAGCAACCTGGGTCTTCATTTCTCAGCAACTTGATGGAGTGCAGTGCAATAATTATGATAGATATTTGGCCTTATGTACAATGGTGGGAAAGTCTAAATATAATACTTTTAGTGGCTTAAAAGATAAGATATGGAAAATAATCAATAGCTGGAAGACTACTTTGTTTTCGAAAGCAGGAAAGAAAATCCTTATCAAGAGTGTGTTGCAAGCCATTCCTGCCTATATTATGAGTTTGTTTAAGTCTCCTACAAAGTTATATAGAGAGATTGAAGCCATGTTAGCTCGGTTTTGGTGGAGTCACAATAAGTCAGATAGAGGAATTCATTGGAGAAGCTAGGCTAATTTGGGTGTGATTAAGTCTAATGGTGGTTTGGGATTTAAGGATCTTGAGAGTTTTAATAGAAATTTGCTTGCCAAGCAAGGTTGGAGATTCATTCAAGTCCCTGGTTCTTTGGTGGCTCGAATCTTTAAGGAAAAGTATTTCCAGAAGTCCAAAGTTGTTAGAAGCAAAGTTGGGAAACTTTTCTTCCTTTATTTGGAGAAACCTCTGGTCAGTTTTGGACTTGCTAAAGGAAGGGCTTGTGTGGTGGGTTGGTAATGGGAAGAGCATATAAATGTGGAAGGATAAATGGATTCCATGGCCTCTTACCTATTCTGCTCAATCTACTATTAATCTGTTTGATGCTGGAGCAAGAGTGGCTGAACTAATGGAGGTCCTAGGTAAGGTGAAAAAGTTAATATGGAAAGCTCTTAATAATATCTTGCCTACCAGATacctgggattttttttttaactgtgtcataataataatgttttctaATCAACTAAAAGTGAGGTAGCAACAAATAAAGAGATAATGAGAGAAAGAGGTAGCCAGGGACCAATCCAATACAAAAACAACTCCCTCAATAGTCTCAAGTACATAAAAACTCCCCTAAAAAATCTCCCAAAAGAATTCAACCGAAtgtataatatcccaaatacaaGTAGCAAGTTTCATTATCAGATAGGGCTACCATGATAGCCAACAAATATATAGATGCAAAAGTGATAAAGCAACaattaaaaccaacaaaaaaagagagaactcTGAGATGTAGCTCTAAAGCACCAACTAGAGGAGAGCTAAACTAGCGTTGAAATTGGAATCGAATCCCATCAAATAATTCCTTCCTACAtctagagaagaaaaataagcaTTCACATTCCCATAATTAGTGAAACACATCTGCCAAGACAAAGAACAAGTTAaacagctaaaaaaaaaaaaaaactacatagGAATTGCCCAAGGCTGGATCTACAATCTCTAAGCATTTTACTTCTATCCACATTTCCCAtgcttgaaaaataaatgaggaGCAAGAAATGTCAAAGTTAAATTTTGAACAAATTTAAAGTGTTCATCTCAGACTTTGGTCTCTGCAACCAGAAACACTAAACTTCTTTTTATCTAATTCAAAGCATTTTGCTTTTTTCAATATActaaatatcaatttatttatcgtttaaatattctttaatattcatttaaactattttttgtAACTACTTAAATAGTGGAATAGTGttgaagaaagaaaggaaaaacaaaatatatatatataaaaaaaaatagattgatGACCAGTGCAATCTCTTGATGCTCTTGAACCAGTTTTGAACTAGTTTACTAGAAGTGAGGGTCTATGGAAAATAGTTATCTACTGCACTCCATTCCATCATCAAATTGAATGTGTACAAAACAATTCAAGAACTGGATCAGTTCACTAACGTCACAAGGCTTCAACCCATACCCTTGACGTTTATAGGAAAGATCtagaatatatacatatatatatatatatatatatttatatatacagctTGAAATTAACTAGTGGACAAACCCAACTATCCATGAGAAGGAACTAGAGAATTTTTACCTTTATTGTCAAAGCTTTGTTAGAATCCAATAATTTTTGTTCTTGCATTTAAAAGCAACTTGTGAATATTAGGTGCAAAGTTATAAATAGaactactaatatatatatatatatatgcacatataGATAGATTAATCATACCTTATCGCTTAAGTTATGAATAAGTTGAAATTGAAGTTGCTAAAGTTGAATGAGGGTTaccttaagaagaaaaaaaaatgtataaattaagttaaaatgggtaaattagtaataaaaaatcaaaactaacaaataaaaatatttacctCCGATGTCAACGCCTTCTACATACTCCACCTTCCAAGAATTAATTGGATTACAACCCAACCAATTTTGCATGTAGATTATTACTTGGACAATCTCTAGTGCTAATGAGTTTCGAAAGAGGTCCAATACATGTTCACTAGTGCTGAATGCAGACTTGGATGCAATAATGGAAATAGGAATGGCAAATACATCACGTGCAATCTCTACAAGGATGAGATATCTAAATGAGTTCCTCTTCTACCaagtcaaaatctcaaactcaagtGTTTTTGGTTCAATCACATCTGACAAATACCTATCCACCTCTATGCTAAATACCGAACTGTTTTGCTCCTTGATATATTGCTCTAGAGctttatcaaaattttcacaATCTGAGTCATCACCACTAATACTTGAGGAACTTCTATGGGCCGCATTTGATCTTCCACTACCTAGTCCATGAAACTTGTTGTATTGCTCAATCAAACGGTTCACGAACAATCTCACTTTGGCCTCAATTCTATCTCCTAATTCATCCCCTTTGCACCTTTTCAACCAATATACCAAGGCTGTAATCTTATATCGAGGATCAAGGACAAAAGCTATAAAGAAAATCATGTTCATCCTATATATGttcccccaatatttatcaaacttAGCTTCATATTAGATGACATGCTTGTCAACACATCATCCTCATTTAGACACATTTTGTTCAAAGTGTGCTCAATTGTACAAAGTTTTTGAAATAACATATTTGAGGTCACATATAATGAGCCGGATATTTTCAAGGTGGCATCGTAAAAATCCttatgaaacttaataaaaacCAAAGCCCTTTGCCAATCCTCATACGGAGGAGCCAAAAGTTGTGCATCCCTCATTCCCATTAGTACAAAATCTTTTCGTATTTTTCAGCAACACCCAGTGTTAAATATGTGGaattccatctggtaggaacatcttGACACATCATTTTCCTACACTCAATGTTCAACTCGTTTGcacatgttttaaatatatcaagCCTTGCCAATGAAACTCTAACAAATCTTATTGCctctctaatattatttattgcattaagtatattttttaagCCATCACATACAATGAGGTTTAAAATATGTACAACACATCGTACATGTATAAACTCACCTCCCAAAATTGTGAATTCCTTATCTCTTATGCTCCTCCTCACATGATCAATGGCAACATCTATAGTGATCATTAAAAAACGGTCAATCGCCCAATCCATCATACAGGAATCTAACATCCAAGCAATAGAAGAACCCTTATGATTAGGAATATTGCAAaacattatgatttttttgtgcAATACCAAACTTTGATCAATATAATGACAATTAACACATATAATTCTTTTCTTGCGCCGATATCCATATATTAGGTCAAACAAACTTTTTGACTCTCAACAAAGCTTTCAACTTTTGCTTCTCCTCATTGGATAAACCAATACACTCTTTTGAAATGTGGTTCGGGATGACAATGTGTGTGTAGGCTCTAAATAACCCAAGAGTTCAACAAATCTTGGATGCTCTATAATCTTGAATGGCAATCCACActcgataaaaaaaatttggcaATCATCGCCTTTAATTTTCCAGGATCATATTTTCCTAACCCTTGAGGACTAGATCCTTTACCATCCATCCTAACTCCAGACTATGATGATGATTCATCCTTCCCAagattcttttttctctctaatgGGTGAGTTCTGACAAGTAAATCTTAGGTGGTGTGACATTGATGAAGTGCCATTTTTATAATGGCATCCATAAATTTTCAGGCAATATATATTTGCATCGGCTTTAGTTTCAATGGGATCAACAAGCTCAATCCTTGTAAAATGATCCCATGCTATAGATTGGTTGGTAGCCTTCTTGGCTCTTTCTGCCTTTGGGGGGAGGGATGGTGTGGGGTTTTGGGTATTCATGGTGGAAGGCACTCAAGGACTAGTGTTTTCCTCCATGTCCAATGAAATATGAGTAAACCATTAACACTACCACTAAAACTACATTCCATctattttaaacataaaaaatagaaaaagaaatatattaaaaatcaaatcaacaataaaacaaatatatatatatatatatatatccaaacaaacacaaaaaaggATATGAATTAACCATAAAGCACAGCTAACATACATggctataaaaatattatgcaatTTAGAGTTTTAAAGGTGAGAAGTAAGAACCcccatttaataaatattatgcaaaCATATAAAGAGTTGCAGCTTCATCCATAAATTCTGGATTCTATATAAGGTTTTTGCTGTTTTCAAGAAACATTCTTTAGTTTTTCTAGTCAATGAATTGAGATTGTATCGGTAATTTAGGATCAATGAAACTACAAACTACTTGTTTTGTTGAGCTAAAATCATCTCCCTGATTTTTGATTGCTTAATACTTGGCATGTTACATGTTTATGAGAAGGTTGATGCATTTTTGAACTCATTTTCCCATGTGACCAATCTTTAACATTTGGAATTTTCATCCAATGATGCAAATTCTCACTATGGTATGTGTGCATGTGGacaatcaaaattcaaataatgtcCCTGAACCCCTATGATTGGTGCAACAGCAACAAGAAAGTTGAGATATTTATGTACTTGTATATAGATTTACAGAGAGTTCCATAGCTAGCATGGTTAACCTACCAAAATTTGAGATAATCCCCATTTCCATCAAATCTCAAATGCAATGATCTGATTCACACGCATGTTGAGACCCTCTTAACCAACTGTATCATATATATGCAACAGTTGTATACATTTTGTCACACATCCACTATATTCTACATCCCACATCCATGCAACTAATACTATGATCACATAAAaggataaaattttgaaaaaaacccCCATTCTGCATCACTAGCAGTTATggataaaatcaaaattaatcgAAATCCCATCCTAAATTTCCAgtagaaaataaaagcaaaaaaagaaaagaaaagaccaaAAAGAGCACAACGGAAGTCAATTGCCTCGTTAATATGGTGTTACTCTAgacccaaacaaaaaaagaccAAAAAGAGCACAAAATGATATTCACATTCACAAATTAGAAATagcaatgagagagagagagagagagagagagagagagagaggaatataCTATACGTGATGAAAAATTGGCTGACCAAAGGGGAAAGTCGAAGTGAAGTTTGAGTCTAGTGATTCTAGGGTTAACGGATGACAGCCTAGCCACTGGCGGCGACAGATCTAGCGCTGAGCAAGAGTCAggctttttttttgggggggggggggggagaggacTCAAGTGGAAGGGTTCAAGGGTGTGAAGTTTGAACTGTGGAGGCTAAAGGGGTTGGTTGAGTTCTTATGTTGATGACAAAACAACGTCATTTTGTCCTTTGTCATGTAcaaaatgacgtcgttttgtgcatctgaatttttttttaaagttaaactGGTTACAGATAttcacttatataaaaaaatctgtaACATGGCCCTGGTGGGTAGGAGTATTTCTTACCCGCCTGGGTTTAATTTGGGGGGATAACAACCCAAATTCACTCGGTTTTCGAGCTTCGCACTGGACTGGAAAAAAATCCGGTCTTGTTCTACACCTCTAATAATAGCAACTATCCAATCTGTTGCACAGAGGAAGAATCTATTGTTCATGCTCTAAGGAGTTGCCCCATCGCATCAGATGTGAGTCCTATTAAAAAGTGGAAGAGTGGTGCAAGTGATTTCATGCAGTTGTGGTCTGATCTATCTTCTCGGTTACCAATAGACAAACTAGAGTTGGTTGCTTCTATTTTTCATAAGGTTTGGAATAgaataaatggtttttttttttttttatgataactTTAAAAGTCCAAATGTAGTTATTAAAATGGCAGTTGTTGATCTTGATGAGCTTAAAACAGTATAGTTGAAGAAACAAAACAGTGCTGGGAGGGAAGTTCCTGTAGAGGGAAGGCAGTGTTGGAAGATACCAGATTGTTCCTTTTACAAAGCTAACTTTGATGCTACTTTTGATAAGGGTAGTGAAAATATGGGTATTGGCATTGTTATTAGGGATAGTAATGAGGATGTTTTGGCTACTTTAACAGCACCGAGAGACAAGGTTGGTTCAATTTTCCTTGCTGAATGTTATGCACTAAGTAGAGCTTTGAGGCTGTGTGAGGAGCTGGGGATTTAGCAAGTTGTCTTCAAAGGGGATGCAAAGTTTGTTGTGGATGCTATTAATTCTAGGACTGAGGACAGTTCATGGATGGGTCAAGTGATTGAAGATATAAAGTCTCTATTATCTGCTCATGTTTCATGGACAACTGGTTTTTCTTACCGAGATAGTAATGTGTTGGCGCATACTCTAGCTAAATTGTCTATAAAGTTTGATGCTGAATCTATCTAGTTAGGGGAGGGACCCAAGGAGATTTTATCTCTGATTGTAATGGACAAATTTGGTATTGGTTGATTTTAAATGAAGATGTTaccattttctttgaaaaataaaaaataaaaagagaaaagtggATGTATGTTTAAAGCACCAAGCATTCACTGGTTTAGCGATAGTGATGCCCCTTTGCCAGCCTTGCAGGCAACGATTTCCTCCTGTTTCATGCTTGAAGCCAGGCCTGTACCTCCCAGATTGTCTACCCCTCTTTTCCAGATTTTTTGAGGAAGAGAAAAATTGGGAAGTAACACTATTTGACCCCAAAGGAAAGGGTCAAATCATCTCGTACGGTCTCATAGGCCAAGGTGCACAATCATCATGTGAACAACCCATTGTCCGCTGGGGTCCTTGGGGGACATTCGGCGCTGCCTGGGAAACCTTGGACTGCCG is a window from the Carya illinoinensis cultivar Pawnee chromosome 14, C.illinoinensisPawnee_v1, whole genome shotgun sequence genome containing:
- the LOC122293934 gene encoding uncharacterized protein LOC122293934, which encodes MERKKDKNMIDFYKDVHWSNKKGRFITPTTEDNYNQMVEKMNAKEPDARTDEAAANIFREVLGHRPGYSRGMGHSVMPESPKVPGVPNEEYERLAKENEQNKKNAEYYQNRLKELENGVLAIQENMQAYEARINMRMSGVETELESQRETQAAVP